The following coding sequences are from one Stigmatopora nigra isolate UIUO_SnigA chromosome 10, RoL_Snig_1.1, whole genome shotgun sequence window:
- the srpk1b gene encoding SRSF protein kinase 1b isoform X1, with translation MESKPLLALQARKKRAKPRKTAKKPEPQSCGGSAKPSKADLSIPDQDQDEEKEILGSDDDEQEDPSDYCKGGYHHVKIGDLFNGRYHVIRKLGWGHFSTVWLAWDIQEKRFVAMKVVKSAEHYTETALDEIKLLKSVRNSDPDDPNRERVVQLLDDFKISGVNGTHVCMVFEVLGYHLLKWIMKSNYQGLPLPCVKSIIRQVLQGLDYLHTKCKIIHTDIKPENILLTANEAYVKKMAVEATQWQKSGVAPPPGSAASTAPQPEQVRKMSKNKKKKIKKKQKKQAAQLGIEGTANKEAEEREEDTTEIASDISSASVSVMTTLQNDRKHSITESPAIKLSEEISEPTVLAEGAVKEESCMEMNCNGHTSLPVSQASQESQSGTKLSAEELEDQQNANQVDDKTETLDTVCHKHDLKSSNGPSECPEHQSQQKAKTKEEEEMDTQVENKTRDWATDLLVNPLDPLNADKLQVKIADLGNACWLHKHFTDDIQTRQYRSVEVLIGSGYSTPADIWSTACMAFELATGDYLFEPHSGEDYSKDEDHIALIIELLGKVPRKLIRAGKYSKVFFTKKGDLRQITKLKPWGMFDVLMEKYEWSKEEAHCFSSFLQPMLDLVPERRATAAQCLSHAWLV, from the exons ATGGAAAGTAAAC CTTTACTCGCTTTACAAGCGAGGAAGAAAAGGGCAAAGCCCCGGAAGACAGCAAAGAA ACCAGAACCTCAGAGCTGTGGTGGCAGCGCCAAACCAAGTAAGGCAGACCTGTCTATTCCCGATCAGGATCAGGATGAGGAAAAGGAGATCCTGGGGTCTGACGATGATGAGCAAGAAGACCCCAGCGACTACTGCAAGG GAGGATATCACCATGTGAAGATTGGGGATCTTTTCAATGGGAGATACCATGTGATCCGTAAGCTTGGCTGGGGGCACTTTTCCACCGTGTGGCTGGCCTGGGACATCCA GGAGAAGCGCTTCGTAGCCATGAAGGTTGTAAAAAGTGCTGAGCATTACACAGAAACGGCTTTGGATGAGATCAAGCTACTTAAATCT gtACGAAACAGTGACCCTGATGATCCTAACAGGGAGAGAGTGGTGCAGCTTCTAGATGACTTCAAAATTTCTGGCGTGAATGGCACTC ATGTATGTATGGTGTTTGAGGTGTTGGGATACCATCTACTAAAATGGATCATGAAATCAAATTATCAAGGCCTGCCTTTGCCATGTGTTAAAAGCATCATTAGACAG GTCCTTCAGGGTTTAGACTACCTtcatacaaaatgtaaaattatccACACAGACATAAAACCAGAAAACATTCTTCTGACCGCCAATGAGGCTTATGTCAAGAAAATGGCTGTCGAAGCAACACAGTGGCAAAAGTCTGGTGTGGCACCACCGCCTGGTTCTGCAG CGAGTACAGCGCCACAACCAGAACAG GtgagaaaaatgtccaaaaacaaaaagaagaaaatcaagaaaaagcaaaagaagCAAGCAGCACAGCTAGGAATAGAAGGAACGGCCAACAAAGAAGcagaagagagagaggaggacaCGACGGAAATAGCATCGGACATTTCCTCTGCTTCTGTTTCTGTGATGACCACGTTGCAAAATGATAGAAAGCATTCTATCACAG agtCCCCCGCCATCAAGCTTTCCGAGGAGATATCCGAGCCGACTGTACTCGCAGAGGGTGCCGTCAAAGAAGAAAGCTGCATGGAGATGAACTGCAACGGCCACACCTCTTTGCCTGTGAGTCAAGCGAGCCAGGAAAGTCAAAGTGGGACCAAGCTGTCAGCAGAAGAGCTTGAGGACCAACAGAATGCCAACCAAGTAGATGATAAAACAGAGACTCTTGACACAGTATGTCACAAACACGACCTTAAGAGTTCTAATGGTCCATCTGAGTGCCCTGAACATCAGTCACAGCAGAAAGCCAAGacaaaggaggaagaggagatggACACTCAAGTGGAAAACAAAACGCGAG ATTGGGCTACTGACTTGTTAGTAAACCCCTTGGATCCTCTGAATGCTGACAAGTTGCAGGTTAAGATTGCAGACCTTGGAAACGCCTGCTGGTTG CACAAGCATTTTACAGACGACATCCAGACTCGTCAGTATCGTTCAGTCGAGGTTTTGATCGGATCTGGCTACAGCACACCGGCGGATATTTGGAGCACTGCCTGCATG GCCTTCGAACTGGCAACAGGAGACTATTTGTTTGAGCCCCACTCAGGAGAAGACTATTCCAAAGAtgaag ATCACATAGCTCTGATCATTGAGCTGCTTGGCAAAGTTCCACGAAAGCTCATCAGGGCGGGCAAATACTCCAAGGTGTTTTTCACCAAGAAAG GTGACCTGCGACAGATCACCAAGCTGAAGCCATGGGGCATGTTTGACGTGTTGATGGAGAAGTACGAGTGGTCCAAGGAAGAGGCTCACTGCTTCAGCAGCTTCCTGCAGCCCATGTTGGACCTGGTCCCTGAAAGAAGGGCTACAGCTGCTCAGTGTCTCTCACATGCGTGGTTGGTATGA
- the lhfpl5a gene encoding LHFPL tetraspan subfamily member 5 protein, translating into MLPAQEAAKIYHTNYVRNARAVGVLWTVFTITFAVITVVVFIQPYWIGDSVNTPQAGYFGLFHYCIGNALTSELTCKGSALDFGSIPSGAFKTAMFFVGISTLLVVGSIVCFSLFFFCNAGSVYKICAWMQLASSGCMVIGCMIYPDGWDSEEVKRMCGQRTDKYTLGNCTVRWAYILAIISIMDSLILAFLAFSLGSRQDNLLPEDFQVEEKDKA; encoded by the exons ATGTTACCGGCTCAAGAGGCTGCCAAGATCTACCACACCAACTACGTTCGAAATGCCCGTGCCGTGGGCGTTCTGTGGACCGTATTCACCATCACCTTTGCGGTCATCACAGTAGTGGTGTTCATCCAGCCCTACTGGATTGGTGACAGCGTCAACACGCCCCAGGCGGGTTACTTTGGCCTTTTCCACTACTGCATCGGCAACGCGCTCACCTCGGAGCTCACCTGCAAAGGAAGCGCCCTGGACTTCGGCTCCATCCCGTCCGGGGCCTTCAAGACGGCTATGTTCTTTGTGGGCATTTCCACTCTGCTGGTTGTAGGCAGCATCGTTTGCTTCAGCCTCTTCTTCTTTTGCAACGCGGGCAGCGTCTACAAGATCTGCGCCTGGATGCAGCTGGCCTCCA GCGGTTGCATGGTGATCGGCTGCATGATTTACCCCGACGGCTGGGACTCGGAGGAGGTGAAGCGAATGTGTGGCCAGCGGACCGACAAATACACCCTGGGCAACTGCACGGTGCGCTGGGCCTACATCCTTGCTATAATCAGCATCATGGACTCACTCATCCTGGCTTTCTTGGCATTCAGCCTGGGCAGCAGGCAGGACAACCTGCTGCCCGAGGACTTCCAAGTGGAGGAGAAAG ATAAAGCTTGA
- the srpk1b gene encoding SRSF protein kinase 1b isoform X3 produces the protein MIIVRSGGYHHVKIGDLFNGRYHVIRKLGWGHFSTVWLAWDIQEKRFVAMKVVKSAEHYTETALDEIKLLKSVRNSDPDDPNRERVVQLLDDFKISGVNGTHVCMVFEVLGYHLLKWIMKSNYQGLPLPCVKSIIRQVLQGLDYLHTKCKIIHTDIKPENILLTANEAYVKKMAVEATQWQKSGVAPPPGSAASTAPQPEQVRKMSKNKKKKIKKKQKKQAAQLGIEGTANKEAEEREEDTTEIASDISSASVSVMTTLQNDRKHSITESPAIKLSEEISEPTVLAEGAVKEESCMEMNCNGHTSLPVSQASQESQSGTKLSAEELEDQQNANQVDDKTETLDTVCHKHDLKSSNGPSECPEHQSQQKAKTKEEEEMDTQVENKTRDWATDLLVNPLDPLNADKLQVKIADLGNACWLHKHFTDDIQTRQYRSVEVLIGSGYSTPADIWSTACMAFELATGDYLFEPHSGEDYSKDEDHIALIIELLGKVPRKLIRAGKYSKVFFTKKGDLRQITKLKPWGMFDVLMEKYEWSKEEAHCFSSFLQPMLDLVPERRATAAQCLSHAWLV, from the exons ATGATCATTGTTCGGTCAGGAGGATATCACCATGTGAAGATTGGGGATCTTTTCAATGGGAGATACCATGTGATCCGTAAGCTTGGCTGGGGGCACTTTTCCACCGTGTGGCTGGCCTGGGACATCCA GGAGAAGCGCTTCGTAGCCATGAAGGTTGTAAAAAGTGCTGAGCATTACACAGAAACGGCTTTGGATGAGATCAAGCTACTTAAATCT gtACGAAACAGTGACCCTGATGATCCTAACAGGGAGAGAGTGGTGCAGCTTCTAGATGACTTCAAAATTTCTGGCGTGAATGGCACTC ATGTATGTATGGTGTTTGAGGTGTTGGGATACCATCTACTAAAATGGATCATGAAATCAAATTATCAAGGCCTGCCTTTGCCATGTGTTAAAAGCATCATTAGACAG GTCCTTCAGGGTTTAGACTACCTtcatacaaaatgtaaaattatccACACAGACATAAAACCAGAAAACATTCTTCTGACCGCCAATGAGGCTTATGTCAAGAAAATGGCTGTCGAAGCAACACAGTGGCAAAAGTCTGGTGTGGCACCACCGCCTGGTTCTGCAG CGAGTACAGCGCCACAACCAGAACAG GtgagaaaaatgtccaaaaacaaaaagaagaaaatcaagaaaaagcaaaagaagCAAGCAGCACAGCTAGGAATAGAAGGAACGGCCAACAAAGAAGcagaagagagagaggaggacaCGACGGAAATAGCATCGGACATTTCCTCTGCTTCTGTTTCTGTGATGACCACGTTGCAAAATGATAGAAAGCATTCTATCACAG agtCCCCCGCCATCAAGCTTTCCGAGGAGATATCCGAGCCGACTGTACTCGCAGAGGGTGCCGTCAAAGAAGAAAGCTGCATGGAGATGAACTGCAACGGCCACACCTCTTTGCCTGTGAGTCAAGCGAGCCAGGAAAGTCAAAGTGGGACCAAGCTGTCAGCAGAAGAGCTTGAGGACCAACAGAATGCCAACCAAGTAGATGATAAAACAGAGACTCTTGACACAGTATGTCACAAACACGACCTTAAGAGTTCTAATGGTCCATCTGAGTGCCCTGAACATCAGTCACAGCAGAAAGCCAAGacaaaggaggaagaggagatggACACTCAAGTGGAAAACAAAACGCGAG ATTGGGCTACTGACTTGTTAGTAAACCCCTTGGATCCTCTGAATGCTGACAAGTTGCAGGTTAAGATTGCAGACCTTGGAAACGCCTGCTGGTTG CACAAGCATTTTACAGACGACATCCAGACTCGTCAGTATCGTTCAGTCGAGGTTTTGATCGGATCTGGCTACAGCACACCGGCGGATATTTGGAGCACTGCCTGCATG GCCTTCGAACTGGCAACAGGAGACTATTTGTTTGAGCCCCACTCAGGAGAAGACTATTCCAAAGAtgaag ATCACATAGCTCTGATCATTGAGCTGCTTGGCAAAGTTCCACGAAAGCTCATCAGGGCGGGCAAATACTCCAAGGTGTTTTTCACCAAGAAAG GTGACCTGCGACAGATCACCAAGCTGAAGCCATGGGGCATGTTTGACGTGTTGATGGAGAAGTACGAGTGGTCCAAGGAAGAGGCTCACTGCTTCAGCAGCTTCCTGCAGCCCATGTTGGACCTGGTCCCTGAAAGAAGGGCTACAGCTGCTCAGTGTCTCTCACATGCGTGGTTGGTATGA
- the mapk14b gene encoding mitogen-activated protein kinase 14B isoform X2 translates to MTSFLAFYETQFTKVIGLLDVFTPATNLEEFSDVYLVTHLMGADLNNIVKCQKLTDDHVQFLIYQILRGLKYIHSADIIHRDLKPSNLAVNEDCELKILDFGLARHTDDEMTGYVATRWYRAPEIMLNWMHYNMTVDIWSVGCIMAELLTGRTLFPGTDHINQLQQIMRLTGTPPASLISRMPSHEARNYINSLAHMPKRNFADVFIGANPHAVDLLEKMLVLDTDKRITASEALAHTYFAQYHDPEDEPEAEPYDQSFESRELEIEEWKRLTYEEVVSFEPPSFDRDEMES, encoded by the exons ATGACCTCCTTCTTGGCTTTTTATGAAACACAATTTACTAAG gTGATCGGTCTGTTAGATGTTTTCACTCCTGCAACAAACTTAGAAGAGTTCAGTGACGT CTATTTGGTCACCCATTTAATGGGAGCAGACCTCAACAACATTGTGAAGTGTCAGAAGCTGACAGATGACCACGTTCAGTTCCTGATCTACCAAATTCTCCGAGGACTTAAG TATATCCATTCTGCAGACATCATCCACAGA GACTTGAAGCCCAGTAATCTGGCTGTAAACGAGGATTGTGAGTTGAAG ATTCTGGATTTTGGGTTGGCCCGGCACACTGATGATGAAATGACTGGCTATGTTGCTACTCGCTGGtacagagctccagagatcatGCTCAACTGGATGCACTACAATATGACAG tggaCATCTGGTCAGTTGGCTGCATTATGGCTGAACTTCTCACCGGACGAACGTTGTTCCCTGGCACTGATC ATATAAACCAGTTGCAGCAGATTATGCGCCTGACGGGAACACCGCCAGCCTCCCTCATAAGTAGGATGCCCAGTCATGAG gCAAGGAACTATATCAACTCACTGGCCCACATGCCCAAGAGAAACTTTGCAGATGTATTCATCGGCGCGAACCCTCAcg CTGTGGACTTGCTAGAGAAAATGCTGGTGCTTGACACGGACAAACGAATCACGGCATCTGAGGCACTGGCTCACACTTACTTTGCTCAGTACCACGATCCGGAAGATGAACCTGAAGCAGAACCTTATGACCAAAGCTTTGAAAGCCGTGAGCTGGAAATTGAGGAGTGGAAGA GATTAACTTACGAGGAGGTGGTCAGCTTTGAGCCACCATCATTCGACAGGGATGAGATGGAATCCTAA
- the srpk1b gene encoding SRSF protein kinase 1b isoform X2 translates to MGIRASCRPEPQSCGGSAKPSKADLSIPDQDQDEEKEILGSDDDEQEDPSDYCKGGYHHVKIGDLFNGRYHVIRKLGWGHFSTVWLAWDIQEKRFVAMKVVKSAEHYTETALDEIKLLKSVRNSDPDDPNRERVVQLLDDFKISGVNGTHVCMVFEVLGYHLLKWIMKSNYQGLPLPCVKSIIRQVLQGLDYLHTKCKIIHTDIKPENILLTANEAYVKKMAVEATQWQKSGVAPPPGSAASTAPQPEQVRKMSKNKKKKIKKKQKKQAAQLGIEGTANKEAEEREEDTTEIASDISSASVSVMTTLQNDRKHSITESPAIKLSEEISEPTVLAEGAVKEESCMEMNCNGHTSLPVSQASQESQSGTKLSAEELEDQQNANQVDDKTETLDTVCHKHDLKSSNGPSECPEHQSQQKAKTKEEEEMDTQVENKTRDWATDLLVNPLDPLNADKLQVKIADLGNACWLHKHFTDDIQTRQYRSVEVLIGSGYSTPADIWSTACMAFELATGDYLFEPHSGEDYSKDEDHIALIIELLGKVPRKLIRAGKYSKVFFTKKGDLRQITKLKPWGMFDVLMEKYEWSKEEAHCFSSFLQPMLDLVPERRATAAQCLSHAWLV, encoded by the exons ATGGGGATCCGTGCATCCTGCAG ACCAGAACCTCAGAGCTGTGGTGGCAGCGCCAAACCAAGTAAGGCAGACCTGTCTATTCCCGATCAGGATCAGGATGAGGAAAAGGAGATCCTGGGGTCTGACGATGATGAGCAAGAAGACCCCAGCGACTACTGCAAGG GAGGATATCACCATGTGAAGATTGGGGATCTTTTCAATGGGAGATACCATGTGATCCGTAAGCTTGGCTGGGGGCACTTTTCCACCGTGTGGCTGGCCTGGGACATCCA GGAGAAGCGCTTCGTAGCCATGAAGGTTGTAAAAAGTGCTGAGCATTACACAGAAACGGCTTTGGATGAGATCAAGCTACTTAAATCT gtACGAAACAGTGACCCTGATGATCCTAACAGGGAGAGAGTGGTGCAGCTTCTAGATGACTTCAAAATTTCTGGCGTGAATGGCACTC ATGTATGTATGGTGTTTGAGGTGTTGGGATACCATCTACTAAAATGGATCATGAAATCAAATTATCAAGGCCTGCCTTTGCCATGTGTTAAAAGCATCATTAGACAG GTCCTTCAGGGTTTAGACTACCTtcatacaaaatgtaaaattatccACACAGACATAAAACCAGAAAACATTCTTCTGACCGCCAATGAGGCTTATGTCAAGAAAATGGCTGTCGAAGCAACACAGTGGCAAAAGTCTGGTGTGGCACCACCGCCTGGTTCTGCAG CGAGTACAGCGCCACAACCAGAACAG GtgagaaaaatgtccaaaaacaaaaagaagaaaatcaagaaaaagcaaaagaagCAAGCAGCACAGCTAGGAATAGAAGGAACGGCCAACAAAGAAGcagaagagagagaggaggacaCGACGGAAATAGCATCGGACATTTCCTCTGCTTCTGTTTCTGTGATGACCACGTTGCAAAATGATAGAAAGCATTCTATCACAG agtCCCCCGCCATCAAGCTTTCCGAGGAGATATCCGAGCCGACTGTACTCGCAGAGGGTGCCGTCAAAGAAGAAAGCTGCATGGAGATGAACTGCAACGGCCACACCTCTTTGCCTGTGAGTCAAGCGAGCCAGGAAAGTCAAAGTGGGACCAAGCTGTCAGCAGAAGAGCTTGAGGACCAACAGAATGCCAACCAAGTAGATGATAAAACAGAGACTCTTGACACAGTATGTCACAAACACGACCTTAAGAGTTCTAATGGTCCATCTGAGTGCCCTGAACATCAGTCACAGCAGAAAGCCAAGacaaaggaggaagaggagatggACACTCAAGTGGAAAACAAAACGCGAG ATTGGGCTACTGACTTGTTAGTAAACCCCTTGGATCCTCTGAATGCTGACAAGTTGCAGGTTAAGATTGCAGACCTTGGAAACGCCTGCTGGTTG CACAAGCATTTTACAGACGACATCCAGACTCGTCAGTATCGTTCAGTCGAGGTTTTGATCGGATCTGGCTACAGCACACCGGCGGATATTTGGAGCACTGCCTGCATG GCCTTCGAACTGGCAACAGGAGACTATTTGTTTGAGCCCCACTCAGGAGAAGACTATTCCAAAGAtgaag ATCACATAGCTCTGATCATTGAGCTGCTTGGCAAAGTTCCACGAAAGCTCATCAGGGCGGGCAAATACTCCAAGGTGTTTTTCACCAAGAAAG GTGACCTGCGACAGATCACCAAGCTGAAGCCATGGGGCATGTTTGACGTGTTGATGGAGAAGTACGAGTGGTCCAAGGAAGAGGCTCACTGCTTCAGCAGCTTCCTGCAGCCCATGTTGGACCTGGTCCCTGAAAGAAGGGCTACAGCTGCTCAGTGTCTCTCACATGCGTGGTTGGTATGA